In Theileria equi strain WA chromosome 4 map unlocalized gcontig_1105316255033, whole genome shotgun sequence, the following are encoded in one genomic region:
- a CDS encoding conserved hypothetical protein (encoded by transcript BEWA_014770A): MAKSIYKELGLSNREYEEALVLERLFKLVKKNPCSTCLLKKPTHVDLDRFELLCSTCSKRCSSKVQIGKGLISMSDLDRLESMYGKSKKKPDVPARKHKSGKSHHRNKSTSQSSYENYRSHESYDSDSSYQHRRRSHSKKPKDRYPSFNRDYPPDVYPTNVHKGRPVEHSYTYPSGPHGEYPRGSIDYHDSYPKPAYPYKLQYGDGKRDIPGMVGILAGQGHPPKDDWPIVRNKWPQVEDKRAFPPRNYDGYSAPRTFSTGFVERPPIRRTEPGALALTNGYPSIRSTVQHTESMNNNPFAKRSGDMGNKQPFNFSGMREALSLPNPANPYVQGPPQPPADYRMNSYRHINDYQPRMPPPGDHYFNKFQ, encoded by the exons ATGGCAAAATCAATATATAAGGAGTTAGGGCTATCCAATAGAGAATATGAAGAAGCGCTAGTACTGGAACGGCTATTCAAGTTGGTCAAAAAAAATCCATGTTCTACTTGTTTGTTAAAG AAACCCACACATGTAGATTTGGACCGTTTCGAACTTCTCTGCTCAACATGCTCAAAAAGATGTTCTTCCAAGGTCCAGATAGGAAAAGGACTCATTTCAATGTCTGATCTAGATCGTCTAGAATCAATGTATGGAAAGAGCAAAAAGAAACCCGACGTTCCCGCACGAAAACACAAAAGTGGGAAGTCACATCATAGGAATAAAAGTACATCTCAATCATCCTATGAGAACTACAGGAGTCATGAAAGCTACGACTCTGATAGTTCATACCAGCATAGACGTAGGTCGCATTCTaaaaaaccaaaagatCGCTACCCATCATTTAATCGTGACTATCCTCCTGATGTCTATCCGACAAATGTTCACAAGGGTAGGCCCGTTGAACACTCCTATACTTATCCATCTGGGCCTCACGGAGAATATCCCAGAGGTTCTATAGATTATCATGATTCATACCCCAAACCGGCATACCCGTACAAGCTCCAATATGGTGATGGTAAAAGGGACATACCAGGAATGGTTGGAATATTAGCTGGGCAGGGGcatcctccaaaggatgacTGGCCAATTGTTAGAAACAAATGGCCACAAGTGGAAGATAAAAGGGCATTTCCACCGAGAAATTATGATGGATATTCCGCTCCCAGAACATTTTCCACTGGTTTTGTTGAAAGACCACCGATACGTAGGACTGAACCTGGAGCACTGGCATTGACAAACGGTTATCCAAGTATCAGATCTACTGTGCAACATACAGAGTCCATGAATAACAACCCGTTTGCTAAAAGAAGCGGGGACATGGGCAACAAACAACCGTTCAACTTTTCTGGAATGAGGGAGGCCCTTTCACTACCAAACCCTGCAAATCCATATGTACAAGGTCCACCACAACCACCAGCTGATTACAGAATGAACAGTTATCGGCATATAAATGATTATCAGCCAAGGATGCCGCCACCGGGTGACCACTACTTCAATAAGTTTCAATAG